A single Panthera uncia isolate 11264 chromosome E2 unlocalized genomic scaffold, Puncia_PCG_1.0 HiC_scaffold_19, whole genome shotgun sequence DNA region contains:
- the MARK4 gene encoding MAP/microtubule affinity-regulating kinase 4 isoform X3 codes for MSSRTALAPGNDRNSDTHGTLGSGRSSDKGPSWSSRSLGARCRNSIASCPEEQPHVGNYRLLRTIGKGNFAKVKLARHILTGREVAIKIIDKTQLNPSSLQKLFREVRIMKGLNHPNIVKLFEVIETEKTLYLVMEYASAGEVFDYLVSHGRMKEKEARAKFRQIVSAVHYCHQKNIVHRDLKAENLLLDAEANIKIADFGFSNEFTLGSKLDTFCGSPPYAAPELFQGKKYDGPEVDIWSLGVILYTLVSGSLPFDGHNLKELRERVLRGKYRVPFYMSTDCESILRRFLVLNPAKRCTLEQIMKDKWINIGYEGEELKPYTEPEEDFGDTKRIEVMVGMGYTREEIKEALTSQKYNEVTATYLLLGRKTEEGGDRGTPGLALARVRAPSDTTNGASSSKGTSHSKGQRTSSSTYHRQRRHSDFCGPSPAPLHPKRSPTSTGETELKEERLPGRKASCSAAGSGSRGLPPSSPMVSSAHNPNKAEIPERRKDSTSTPNSLPPSMMTRRNTYVCTERPGAERPSLLPNGKENSSGTPRVPPASPSSHSLAPPSGERSRLARGSTIRSTFHGGQVRDRRAGGGGGGGVQNGPPASPTLAHEATPLPTGRPRPTTNLFTKLTSKLTRRVTLDPSKRQNSNRCVSGASLPQGSKIRSQTNLRESGDLRSQVAIYLGIKRKPPPGYSDSPGV; via the exons CATGGCACCTTGGGCAGTGGCCGCTCCTCGGACAAGGGACCATCCTGGTCCAGCCGCTCCCTGGGTGCCCGCTGCCGGAACTCTATCGCCTCCTGTCCCGAGGAGCAGCCCCACGTGGGCAACTACCGCCTGCTGAGGACCATCGGGAAGGGCAACTTCGCCAAAGTCAAGCTGGCCCGGCACATCCTCACTGGCcgagag GTCGCCATCAAGATCATCGACAAAACCCAGCTGAACCCCAGCAGCCTGCAGAaa CTGTTCCGGGAAGTCCGCATCATGAAGGGCCTAAACCACCCCAACATCg TGAAGCTCTTCGAGGTGATCGAGACGGAGAAAACTCTGTACTTGGTGATGGAATACGCAAGTGCCG GAGAAGTGTTTGACTACCTCGTGTCACACGGCCGCATGAAGGAGAAGGAAGCTCGAGCCAAGTTCCGacag ATCGTGTCGGCTGTGCACTACTGTCACCAGAAAAACATTGTACACAGGGACCTGAag GCCGAGAACCTCTTGCTGGATGCCGAGGCCAACATCAAGATCGCCGACTTTGGCTTCAGCAACGAGTTTACCCTGGGCTCAAAGCTGGACACATTCTGTGGGAGCCCCCCGTATGCCGCCCCGGAGCTGTTCCAGGGCAAGAAGTACGACGGGCCAGAGGTGGACATCTGGAGCCTCGGTGTCATCCTGTACACCCTCGTCAGCGGCTCCCTGCCCTTCGACGGGCACAACCTCAAG GAGCTGCGGGAGCGAGTCCTCAGAGGGAAGTACCGGGTCCCTTTCTACATGTCAACAGACTGTGAGAGCATCCTGCGGAGATTTTTGGTGCTGAACCCAGCTAAACGCTGTACTCTCGAG CAAATCATGAAAGACAAGTGGATCAACATTGGCTATGAGGGTGAGGAGTTGAAGCCATACACGGAGCCCGAGGAAGACTTCGGGGACACCAAGCGAATCG AGGTGATGGTGGGTATGGGCTACACGcgggaagaaatcaaagaggccTTGACCAGCCAGAAGTACAACGAAGTGACCGCCACCTACCTCCTGCTGGGCAGGAAGACTGAG GAGGGTGGGGACCGGGGCACCCCGGGGCTGGCCCTTGCACGGGTGCGGGCGCCCAGCGACACCACCAATGGAGCGAGCTCCAGCAAAGGCACCAGCCACAGCAAAGGGCAGCGGACCTCCTCGTCCACCTACCACCGCCAGCGCAGGCATAGCGACTTCT gtggcccctcccccgcacccctGCACCCCAAGCGCAGCCCAACCAGCACGGGGGAGACGGAGCTGAAGGAGGAGCGCCTACCAGGCCGGAAGGCGAGCTGCAGCGCTGCCGGAAGCGGGAGCCGGGGGctgcccccctccagccccatgGTCAGCAGCGCCCACAACCCCAACAAGGCAGAGATCCCAGAGCGGCGGAAGGACAGCACGAGCACCCCG AACAGCCTCCCTCCCAGCATGATGACCCGAAGAAACACCTACGTTTGCACAGAACGCCCTGGGGCTGAGCGCCCGTCCCTGTTGCCAAATGGCAAAGAGAACAG CTCGGGTACCCCACGGGTGCCCCCCGCCTCTCCCTCTAGTCACAGCCTGGCTCCCCCATCGGGGGAGCGGAGCCGCCTGGCACGCGGTTCCACCATCCGCAGCACCTTCCACGGTGGCCAGGTCCGGGACcggagggcagggggcgggggaggcgggggtgtGCAGAATGGACCCCCCGCCTCTCCCACATTGGCCCATGAGGCCACACCCCTGCCCACTGGGCGGCCCCGCCCCACCACCAACCTCTTCACCAAGCTGACCTCCAAACTGACCCGAAG GGTTACCCTCGATCCCTCTAAACGGCAGAACTCTAACCGCTGCGTTTCGGGCGCCTCTCTGCCCCAGGGATCCAAGATCA GGTCACAGACGAACCTGAGAGAATCGGGGGACCTGAGGTCACAAG